A portion of the Trichomycterus rosablanca isolate fTriRos1 chromosome 17, fTriRos1.hap1, whole genome shotgun sequence genome contains these proteins:
- the LOC134331876 gene encoding uncharacterized protein DDB_G0271670-like has translation MTEKGCSASKCRRKRTKPGKRTGKRTSTSTSTSTSTSKSTSSKRTSNSTSKSTSKSTSSKSTSTSNSTSKRTSKSTSTSNSTSKSTSTSKSTSTSKSTSNRTTSKSTSTSKSTSTSKSTSTSNRTTSKSTSSKSTSKSTSTSKSTSTSKSTSSKRTSKSTSTSNSTSTSNSNSTSTSKSTSKSTSKRTSKSTSTSTSKSTSKSTSTSKSTSNRTTSKSTSTSKSTSSKSTSSKSTSTSKSASTSKSTSTSKSTSKSNYHR, from the coding sequence GCAAATGCAGGAGAAAGAGGACAAAGCCAGGGAAGAGGACAGGGAAGAGGACAAGCACGAGCACgagcaccagcaccagcaccagcaaGAGCACCAGCAGCAAGAGGACCAGCAACAGCACCAGCAAGAGCACCAGCAAGAGCACCAGCAGCAAGAGCACCAGCACCAGCAACAGCACCAGCAAGAGGACCAGCAAGAGCACCAGCACCAGCAACAGCACCAGCAAGAGCACCAGCACCAGCAAGAGCACCAGCACCAGCAAGAGCACCAGCAATCGCACCACCAGCAAGAGCACCAGCACCAGCAAGAGCACCAGCACCAGCAAGAGCACCAGCACCAGCAATCGCACCACCAGCAAGAGCACCAGCAGCAAGAGCACCAGCAAGAGCACCAGCACCAGCAAGAGCACCAGCACCAGCAAGAGCACCAGCAGCAAGAGGACCAGCAAGAGCACCAGCACCAGCAacagcaccagcaccagcaaCAGCAacagcaccagcaccagcaaGAGCACCAGCAAGAGCACCAGCAAGAGGACCAGCAAgagcaccagcaccagcaccagcaaGAGCACCAGCAAGAGCACCAGCACCAGCAAGAGCACCAGCAATCGCACCACCAGCAAGAGCACCAGCACCAGCAAGAGCACCAGCAGCAAGAGCACCAGCAGCAAGAGCACCAGCACCAGCAAGAGCGCCAGCACCAGCAAGAGCACCAGCACCAGCAAGAGCACCAGCAAGAGCAACTATCACCGATGA